One window of Gemmatimonadaceae bacterium genomic DNA carries:
- a CDS encoding nitrilase-related carbon-nitrogen hydrolase, with protein sequence MVVVGAVERVTAGPGRGTLFNALLTYGSDGQLLNHHRKLIPTYTERLVWGQGDTDGLRAVETPVARIGGLVCWEHWMPLARQALHDSGEDIHVAVWPTVHEMHQIASRHYAFEGRCYVLAAG encoded by the coding sequence GTGGTCGTCGTCGGCGCTGTCGAGAGAGTAACGGCCGGCCCCGGGCGCGGAACGCTGTTCAACGCGCTGCTTACATATGGTAGTGATGGCCAGTTGCTCAATCATCATCGCAAGCTCATTCCAACCTACACCGAGCGGCTCGTCTGGGGGCAGGGAGACACCGACGGCCTGCGCGCGGTTGAAACTCCGGTTGCCCGTATCGGTGGGCTCGTATGCTGGGAGCACTGGATGCCGCTCGCGCGTCAGGCCCTCCACGACAGCGGAGAAGACATTCACGTGGCGGTCTGGCCGACTGTCCACGAGATGCATCAGATCGCCAGTCGCCATTACGCGTTCGAGGGACGCTGCTATGTCCTCGCCGCCGGTTAG
- a CDS encoding DUF2784 domain-containing protein: protein MIYRWLADAVVVAHLSFVVFVVLGGFLLRRWPKVIYAHLPMAVWGVLIEFAGWICPLTPLENAFRARGGQAGYEGGFIDHYIIPVLYPLGLSRNTQVVFGILVLTVNAIAYFLFVRRRT from the coding sequence ATGATCTATCGGTGGCTCGCCGACGCGGTCGTCGTTGCGCATCTGAGTTTTGTCGTATTCGTCGTACTCGGCGGGTTCCTGCTGCGGCGGTGGCCAAAGGTCATCTACGCGCACCTCCCGATGGCGGTGTGGGGAGTGTTGATAGAGTTCGCGGGCTGGATATGTCCGTTGACTCCGTTGGAGAACGCCTTTCGCGCGCGCGGTGGGCAGGCGGGATATGAGGGCGGTTTCATCGACCACTACATCATTCCCGTCCTTTATCCCCTTGGTCTGAGCAGGAACACCCAGGTGGTGTTCGGCATCCTCGTGCTTACCGTCAACGCGATCGCATATTTTCTGTTTGTTCGCCGTCGCACATGA
- a CDS encoding AbrB/MazE/SpoVT family DNA-binding domain-containing protein, whose amino-acid sequence METVTVSPKFQVVIPRAIREKLQIEAGQKVQAIAFEDRVELIPVRSAKSMRGFLKGLDTRVKRESDRI is encoded by the coding sequence ATGGAAACGGTAACTGTCAGCCCAAAGTTCCAGGTCGTGATCCCCCGGGCAATCCGTGAAAAGCTGCAGATCGAGGCGGGACAGAAAGTGCAGGCGATCGCTTTCGAGGACCGCGTGGAGCTGATCCCGGTACGGTCCGCGAAGAGCATGCGCGGGTTCCTCAAGGGACTCGACACGCGCGTCAAGCGGGAATCCGACCGGATTTAG
- a CDS encoding type II toxin-antitoxin system VapC family toxin: MTKAKLNVVDSSAWLAYFADEPGAHAFAGAIEDTAGLVVPTICLTEVFKVVARQRGEGDALQAIAVMQQGRVVNLDGELALAAAVVGTEHKLPLADSIVYATARQLDAVVWTQDEDFKGLPNARYFRKRRT, from the coding sequence ATGACGAAGGCGAAGCTCAACGTCGTGGACTCATCTGCATGGCTCGCTTATTTCGCCGACGAGCCGGGCGCGCATGCATTCGCTGGCGCGATCGAGGATACCGCAGGGCTTGTCGTTCCGACGATCTGCCTCACCGAAGTGTTCAAGGTTGTCGCGAGACAGCGCGGGGAGGGCGACGCCTTGCAGGCGATAGCCGTCATGCAGCAGGGCCGAGTCGTGAATCTGGATGGCGAGCTGGCACTGGCGGCCGCCGTCGTGGGAACGGAGCACAAGCTCCCACTCGCAGACAGCATCGTGTACGCTACCGCACGCCAGCTCGATGCGGTCGTGTGGACGCAGGATGAGGATTTCAAAGGGCTTCCGAACGCTCGGTATTTCCGAAAGCGCAGGACATGA
- a CDS encoding protein kinase translates to MHDDALPLPSILAERYEIVRRIGRGGMATVYLARDRKHDRDVAVKILHPELAQSLGADRFLREINIAAQLTHPHILPLHDSGETAGLLYFVMPFVVGESLRDRLTREKQLPMDDALRITCQVASALDYAHRHNVLHRDIKPENILLEDGHAVLADFGIARAIGSASEGQLTATGMTLGTPAYMSPEQSAGEQSLDGRSDLYSLASVLHEMLAGEPPFTGPTAQTIIAKRLSGSPPRIRTVRPSIPAAVEEALLRALDPVPADRYATAEQFRAALAACSQESGERYADSTARGTVSGVRGGSRFVRFGSRRAKAFAAIVMLLVLFGAWWRFGDLLRGGGPVQTLAVLPLTNASGDAEFAYLADGLTDALIADLVRIPGVRVISGTSIMRYASASVGGTDMGGMGKAAMTSDMSGGTGKAAMPSETSGGMAAMGPPKTLPEIARELHADLVVQGSLTRTGDSVRVSATLVRAATQQNLWTGKYVRHVRELFLLQQELKTAIVRVVTRGAGGRGVAGRDVKAAAERASDPAAHEAYLKGVYYQAHWKLPQAIEAFERAVAIDPSHAPAQAGLSRAYYFLAFFGDIPPGIAFAKMRRAATTALEQDSLLAEAHGQMALVKMLQEWDWAGAEQEFRRALELSPGHAQIHHDYAHFLLAQGRQRESVDETAKAVALDPANPMLTSCMGWHSLFNHEYKQALAYAAEADAMMPAEWAQVVRGWALLGEGRPDSALLAFAEGTRLSTGAFTAAALANGLAVTGHTAESRRVLGKLLVRAQNEYVSPYDIATVYAGLGDGDETFRWLRRAAEERSTFIVHLGWDSRFDKMRGDPRYRGLVEHELKLGVSVRTVAAAPIASGQTAERRRLQ, encoded by the coding sequence ATGCACGACGATGCTCTTCCCCTTCCCTCGATTCTAGCGGAGCGCTACGAGATCGTGCGTCGCATTGGCCGCGGCGGGATGGCGACCGTGTACCTGGCCCGCGACCGGAAGCACGACCGGGACGTCGCCGTCAAGATCCTCCACCCCGAGCTCGCGCAGAGTCTGGGCGCCGATCGGTTCCTGCGCGAGATCAACATCGCCGCGCAGCTCACGCACCCGCACATCCTCCCGCTGCACGACTCGGGTGAGACCGCCGGCCTCCTCTACTTCGTGATGCCGTTCGTGGTCGGCGAGTCGCTGCGCGACCGGCTCACGCGCGAGAAACAGCTTCCGATGGATGACGCGCTCCGCATCACCTGTCAGGTAGCGAGCGCACTCGACTACGCGCACCGGCACAACGTCCTGCATCGCGACATCAAGCCCGAGAACATCCTGCTGGAAGACGGGCACGCGGTGCTCGCCGATTTCGGGATCGCGCGGGCGATCGGAAGCGCCTCCGAGGGACAACTCACGGCCACGGGGATGACGCTGGGCACGCCGGCGTACATGAGCCCGGAGCAGTCAGCCGGCGAGCAGTCGCTGGACGGCCGCTCCGATCTCTACAGTCTGGCCTCCGTGCTTCACGAGATGCTCGCGGGCGAGCCGCCGTTCACTGGCCCGACGGCGCAGACGATAATCGCGAAGCGGCTGAGCGGGTCTCCACCCCGGATTCGCACGGTGCGCCCGTCGATACCGGCGGCGGTGGAGGAAGCACTACTGCGGGCGCTCGATCCCGTGCCGGCCGACCGCTACGCCACTGCGGAGCAGTTCCGCGCGGCGCTCGCCGCGTGCTCGCAGGAGAGCGGCGAGCGATACGCAGATTCCACCGCGCGCGGCACGGTGTCGGGGGTGCGCGGCGGATCGAGGTTCGTGCGTTTCGGCTCTCGCCGCGCAAAGGCATTCGCCGCGATCGTGATGCTGCTGGTGTTGTTCGGCGCCTGGTGGCGCTTCGGAGACTTGCTCCGCGGCGGCGGCCCGGTGCAAACGCTCGCCGTGCTGCCGCTCACGAACGCCTCCGGCGACGCCGAGTTCGCATATCTCGCCGATGGGCTCACCGATGCGCTGATCGCCGACCTGGTGCGCATTCCGGGCGTGCGGGTGATCTCCGGCACCTCGATCATGCGGTACGCGAGCGCCTCCGTCGGTGGGACGGACATGGGCGGGATGGGAAAGGCCGCGATGACTTCCGACATGAGCGGCGGGACGGGAAAGGCCGCGATGCCCTCCGAAACGAGCGGCGGGATGGCTGCGATGGGCCCGCCCAAGACACTCCCGGAGATCGCCCGCGAGCTGCACGCGGACCTGGTAGTTCAGGGGAGCCTCACGCGCACGGGCGACAGCGTGCGAGTGTCGGCCACTCTCGTGAGGGCCGCCACGCAGCAGAATCTCTGGACCGGCAAGTATGTCCGGCACGTGCGCGAGCTGTTCTTGCTCCAGCAGGAGCTGAAGACCGCGATCGTGCGCGTTGTCACTCGCGGCGCTGGCGGGCGCGGCGTTGCGGGGCGCGACGTCAAGGCGGCCGCGGAGCGGGCGAGTGATCCCGCCGCGCACGAGGCGTACCTGAAGGGCGTCTACTACCAGGCGCACTGGAAGCTCCCTCAGGCGATCGAGGCATTCGAGCGCGCGGTGGCGATCGATCCCTCGCACGCCCCCGCGCAGGCGGGGCTATCACGCGCCTACTACTTCCTGGCGTTCTTCGGCGACATTCCGCCGGGGATCGCCTTCGCCAAGATGCGCCGGGCCGCGACGACGGCGCTCGAGCAGGACTCGCTATTGGCCGAAGCGCACGGCCAGATGGCGTTGGTGAAGATGCTCCAGGAGTGGGACTGGGCCGGCGCCGAACAGGAGTTCCGCCGCGCGCTCGAGCTGAGCCCCGGCCACGCGCAGATCCATCACGACTACGCACACTTTCTGCTCGCACAGGGGCGGCAGCGCGAATCGGTTGATGAGACGGCGAAGGCGGTCGCGCTGGATCCCGCCAATCCGATGCTCACGTCCTGCATGGGATGGCACAGTCTCTTCAACCACGAGTACAAACAGGCGCTCGCCTACGCCGCGGAGGCGGACGCAATGATGCCCGCCGAGTGGGCGCAGGTGGTGCGCGGCTGGGCGCTGCTCGGCGAGGGGAGGCCGGACTCGGCGCTGCTCGCGTTCGCCGAGGGCACGCGCCTGAGCACGGGCGCGTTCACCGCTGCGGCGCTGGCGAACGGGCTGGCGGTCACGGGGCACACGGCGGAGTCGCGGCGAGTGCTGGGCAAGCTGCTCGTGCGGGCGCAGAACGAGTACGTCTCCCCCTACGACATCGCCACCGTCTACGCCGGGCTCGGTGACGGCGACGAGACCTTCAGGTGGCTGCGCCGCGCGGCGGAGGAGCGTTCGACGTTCATCGTGCATCTCGGGTGGGACTCGCGCTTCGACAAGATGCGCGGTGACCCGCGATACCGCGGGCTGGTCGAGCACGAGCTGAAGCTCGGCGTGTCGGTGCGCACGGTGGCCGCCGCGCCGATCGCGAGCGGCCAGACGGCGGAGCGGCGGCGCCTGCAGTGA
- a CDS encoding DEAD/DEAH box helicase family protein translates to MNSEDDPPGIESALAEQEARVARLDHELAEARAHLLDLRERQAVALGVRPSVPAPSPPGTSSRLSVPEKISRFRTLFRGREDVYPKFWHNPKLNRSGYAPACANEWFRGVREKPLLRGGDALNREFLPVTDRVIEDHLRGRHTIGVYPLLTDDTCWFLAADFDDDGWRDDVAAFAETCRTFGLEPSVERSRSGRGAHVWFFFSSPVPARTARTVGCFLITETMVRRHQLRLTSYDRLFPNQDTLPKGGFGNLIALPLQRSAAEQGNTLFLNDRWEPQADQWEYLASVERHTAAALELLAREAEKSGRILGVRAVRETDTQPEDQPWELAPSPMESQSRRLTDPVPECVAAVIAQRLFVPLVGLPSSLITQIKQLAAFQNPEFYQKQRLRLSTHDTPRIVSCAEELPAHISLPRGCLDDLQALLASYGVALVVEDRRTDGAAADVRFTGTLSAEQAQAVETLALTDTGVLVAPPGSGKTVIAIALLARRGRNALVLVHRRPLVDQWVSRIAAFTGLQSRDIGQITSGKRHVTGAIDVATVQSLVRNGVVDDLVASYGTVIVDECHHVAAVSIERVLSHVWARYILGLTATPTRRDGLHPIVHMQLGPVRHVIGTGAALRGRLSHRLIVRDTPFAAGLTEQSIQELYAALGASEARNDLLFDDILCALEVGRSPLVLTERRDHLEYLANRLRPFTRHLVVMHGGTGTKVRREVMRQLADIPPDEERLVLATGRYLGEGFDDARLDSLFLAMPFAWRGTLVQYAGRLHRAYAGKREVHVYDYVDRAIPVLVRMFEKRLRGYRAIGYQMDL, encoded by the coding sequence ATGAATTCTGAGGACGACCCGCCCGGTATCGAATCGGCGCTCGCTGAACAGGAGGCGCGTGTAGCACGGCTGGACCACGAGTTAGCCGAAGCTCGAGCGCACCTGCTGGATCTGCGTGAACGGCAGGCCGTCGCGCTGGGGGTGCGTCCTTCAGTACCAGCACCGTCGCCGCCGGGGACATCATCCCGACTGAGCGTTCCAGAGAAAATCTCCCGGTTTCGCACGCTCTTTCGTGGCCGCGAAGACGTCTATCCGAAGTTCTGGCACAACCCGAAACTCAATCGGTCGGGCTATGCCCCGGCGTGCGCCAACGAATGGTTCCGGGGCGTTCGCGAGAAGCCACTGCTCCGGGGCGGAGACGCTCTGAATCGTGAGTTTCTCCCTGTCACGGATCGCGTGATTGAAGATCACCTGCGCGGCCGGCACACCATCGGCGTATACCCGCTGCTGACGGACGACACGTGCTGGTTCCTCGCGGCCGACTTCGATGACGACGGCTGGCGCGATGATGTAGCGGCCTTTGCGGAGACGTGTCGGACTTTCGGTCTTGAGCCGTCAGTCGAGCGGTCGCGCTCCGGGAGGGGTGCGCATGTGTGGTTTTTTTTCTCCAGTCCGGTGCCCGCTCGCACCGCGCGCACCGTGGGCTGCTTTCTGATTACCGAGACGATGGTGCGCCGGCACCAGCTCCGGCTCACGTCGTACGACCGGCTCTTCCCGAATCAGGACACCCTACCCAAAGGCGGCTTCGGAAACCTGATCGCGCTGCCGTTGCAACGCAGCGCAGCCGAACAGGGCAACACACTCTTCCTCAACGATCGGTGGGAACCGCAGGCCGATCAATGGGAATATCTCGCGTCAGTTGAGCGACATACGGCTGCCGCGCTCGAGCTCCTCGCCCGAGAGGCGGAGAAAAGCGGACGCATCCTCGGCGTACGGGCCGTCCGCGAGACGGACACACAGCCGGAGGATCAACCATGGGAACTCGCTCCATCGCCGATGGAGTCGCAATCGCGTCGCCTCACGGATCCCGTCCCCGAATGCGTCGCCGCAGTGATCGCCCAGCGACTCTTCGTTCCCCTGGTTGGGCTACCCTCGTCACTCATCACGCAGATCAAGCAACTGGCGGCGTTCCAGAACCCCGAATTCTACCAGAAGCAGCGACTGCGCCTCTCAACCCACGACACACCACGGATTGTCAGCTGCGCCGAGGAACTCCCCGCGCATATCTCACTTCCCCGCGGTTGCCTGGACGATTTGCAGGCATTGCTAGCGAGTTATGGCGTGGCGCTGGTCGTCGAAGACCGGCGCACTGATGGCGCCGCAGCCGATGTGCGCTTCACCGGCACGTTGAGCGCAGAACAGGCGCAAGCCGTCGAGACTCTCGCTTTGACCGACACCGGCGTTCTGGTGGCACCGCCGGGTTCGGGGAAAACCGTCATTGCCATCGCATTACTCGCGCGGCGCGGGCGGAATGCGCTCGTGCTGGTTCATCGCAGACCGCTAGTCGATCAGTGGGTCTCGCGCATTGCTGCCTTCACCGGGCTCCAGAGTCGCGACATCGGGCAGATCACGTCGGGAAAGCGACATGTCACCGGCGCGATCGACGTCGCCACGGTCCAGAGCCTGGTGCGGAATGGAGTCGTCGACGATCTGGTGGCATCGTACGGAACAGTGATCGTCGACGAGTGCCATCACGTCGCGGCGGTCTCCATTGAGCGCGTGCTCTCTCACGTATGGGCACGCTATATCCTTGGGTTGACCGCTACGCCAACGCGGCGCGATGGATTGCACCCCATCGTGCACATGCAGCTCGGGCCGGTGCGACACGTCATCGGCACCGGGGCGGCTTTGCGCGGACGACTGTCACATCGTCTGATCGTTCGTGACACACCGTTCGCCGCCGGCCTCACCGAGCAGAGCATCCAGGAGCTGTACGCCGCTCTCGGCGCATCCGAGGCACGCAACGATCTGCTGTTCGACGATATCCTGTGTGCTCTCGAAGTGGGGCGCTCGCCACTTGTCCTCACAGAGCGACGCGATCACCTGGAGTATCTGGCCAACCGGCTTCGGCCATTCACGCGGCATCTGGTAGTCATGCACGGGGGCACTGGTACGAAGGTGCGACGGGAAGTCATGCGCCAGTTGGCGGATATTCCACCGGACGAAGAACGGCTGGTGCTCGCAACCGGCCGCTATCTTGGCGAAGGATTCGACGACGCACGGCTCGATTCGCTCTTCCTCGCCATGCCCTTCGCGTGGAGAGGAACGTTGGTGCAATATGCCGGACGACTCCACCGGGCATATGCCGGGAAGCGGGAGGTGCATGTCTACGACTACGTGGATCGGGCGATTCCGGTGCTGGTGCGGATGTTCGAGAAGCGGCTGCGCGGATACCGTGCTATCGGGTACCAGATGGATCTGTAG
- a CDS encoding S41 family peptidase: MRNSIARIVTCFAALSVAHPALAQTKLLRFPGIHGDRITFTYGGDLWTASTSGGTATRLTTHPGLELFAKFSPDGKWIAFTGQYDGDEQVYVVPSTAGSPKQLTYYPSGGPRAERWGYDNQVYGWTNDGSRILFRASRWSWSLGQTRLFTVSAAGGSAVPLPMPLAGSGAYAPDGKRIVYSKVFRDFRPEKRYGGGQANYLAIFDFAGNSAKTITKGPRAERDAMWIGGKIYYNSDRDGTFNLYSYDVASGATSQLTHSTTWDVRWPSADPETGRIIYEMAGELSIFDTKTGQTTPIHVTVFDDGVNTRPSRVSAAGQVERFALSPKGERAVFAARGDIFTVPIERGYTRNLTHSSGAHDREPAWSPDGTRIAFISDLSGEEEIYSVAQDGQSKPVQLTTGGHAQRFSPRWSADGSHIAFREKDGRLFVLRVADRNLKEIAKDMQGGLSDNAWSPSGNNLAWSMTDSDRTSQSIYVWTASDGRVRRVTGDVFNEYSPAWDPAGNFIYFLSDRDYQPQISQAEFNFATARTTGIFALALRKDVKQPFPMESDEVTIDTASKARPGVPGAAAPAPAAAPAPAATGKDSVAPARAEIRIDFDGIETRVARVPVEADNISDVVATKDQLIYAVQGARYYGRSSERKPVLSTFTLKDRKTQVLLDNAPSYAFSADMKKVMVQAGGYGVYDVGANAVASRKGVSTDGLVVDRVPKDEWNQIFDEVWRRYRDYFYVKNMHGYNWQALHDQYKPLVQYVAHRADLNYVIQEMIAELSVQHTYIAGGDWQQQARVPVALAGAVFTLDSARNRYRISKIYTGQNEEPNYRSPLTEIGVNAKVGDYVMAIDGEDLRGSDDPYRLLRGKADRPVTLTLSSDAQGTASRQVSYRPITTEGDLGYLDMVLANQKRVAQLSGGKVAYIHIPDMGANGLREFVKWYYPQINKEGLVVDVRANGGGNVSRMLIERLRRELLGINYSRDNELPQTYPDQVFVGPMAAILDEYSASDGDIFPAMFRQAKLGPLVGKRSWGGVVGITGGVPLIDGGNVNVPTSALASVEGQWIIEGYGVDPDIEVENDAASVLAGKDPQLERAVQEVVRQMGAKRHVLPPRPPDKVRERTGR; encoded by the coding sequence ATGCGTAATTCAATCGCTCGCATCGTCACGTGCTTCGCTGCGCTGTCAGTCGCCCATCCGGCTCTCGCGCAAACGAAACTGCTGCGCTTTCCGGGAATTCATGGCGACCGCATCACGTTTACATACGGCGGCGATCTCTGGACCGCCTCGACCAGCGGCGGAACGGCCACTCGGCTCACCACTCACCCCGGGCTGGAGCTGTTCGCGAAGTTCTCTCCCGACGGTAAATGGATCGCGTTCACCGGGCAGTACGATGGAGACGAGCAGGTCTACGTCGTCCCGTCAACGGCCGGCTCACCGAAGCAGTTGACGTACTACCCGTCGGGCGGGCCGCGTGCGGAACGCTGGGGTTACGACAACCAGGTGTACGGATGGACGAATGATGGTTCGCGGATTCTCTTCCGCGCATCGCGCTGGTCGTGGTCGCTGGGGCAGACCCGCCTCTTCACGGTGAGCGCGGCTGGAGGTTCCGCGGTTCCTCTTCCGATGCCGCTCGCTGGATCGGGCGCCTATGCCCCCGACGGCAAGCGCATCGTTTATTCGAAAGTGTTCCGCGATTTCCGTCCCGAGAAACGCTACGGCGGCGGCCAGGCCAACTATCTCGCCATCTTCGACTTCGCCGGCAACTCGGCGAAAACCATCACCAAGGGCCCGCGCGCCGAGCGTGATGCGATGTGGATCGGGGGCAAGATCTATTACAACTCCGACAGGGACGGGACGTTCAATCTGTACTCGTACGACGTCGCCTCGGGCGCGACGAGTCAGCTCACCCACAGCACGACATGGGATGTGCGGTGGCCGAGCGCTGATCCGGAAACGGGACGCATCATCTATGAGATGGCGGGCGAGCTTTCCATCTTCGACACGAAAACTGGCCAGACGACCCCGATTCACGTCACCGTCTTCGACGATGGTGTCAACACCAGGCCATCGCGAGTATCTGCCGCCGGCCAGGTGGAACGGTTCGCGCTCAGCCCGAAGGGCGAGCGGGCAGTCTTCGCCGCGCGGGGCGACATTTTCACCGTGCCGATCGAGCGTGGCTATACGCGCAATCTCACTCACTCATCCGGCGCGCATGACAGGGAGCCGGCGTGGTCGCCCGACGGAACGCGGATAGCGTTCATCTCCGACTTGAGTGGAGAGGAGGAGATCTACTCAGTTGCGCAGGACGGCCAGTCGAAGCCGGTGCAACTCACCACCGGAGGGCATGCCCAGCGCTTCAGTCCGCGCTGGTCGGCCGATGGATCGCACATCGCGTTCAGGGAAAAGGACGGAAGGTTGTTCGTGCTGCGTGTCGCGGACAGAAACCTGAAAGAGATCGCCAAGGACATGCAGGGCGGCCTGTCCGACAATGCGTGGTCGCCATCCGGGAACAATCTCGCGTGGAGCATGACCGACTCCGACCGCACGAGCCAGTCCATTTACGTCTGGACCGCCTCCGACGGCCGCGTGCGAAGAGTCACCGGCGACGTATTCAACGAGTACAGCCCCGCCTGGGATCCCGCCGGGAACTTCATCTACTTCCTGAGCGATCGCGACTACCAGCCTCAGATCTCACAAGCTGAGTTCAACTTCGCGACCGCCCGTACGACAGGCATCTTCGCGCTCGCGCTCCGGAAGGATGTGAAGCAGCCATTCCCAATGGAGAGCGACGAAGTCACGATTGACACGGCGTCGAAGGCGCGGCCAGGTGTGCCAGGTGCCGCTGCTCCTGCGCCGGCCGCTGCTCCGGCTCCCGCCGCCACCGGAAAGGACTCGGTCGCGCCGGCGCGAGCCGAGATCAGAATTGATTTTGATGGGATCGAGACGCGTGTCGCGCGAGTCCCTGTCGAAGCCGACAATATCAGCGATGTCGTCGCGACGAAAGACCAGCTGATCTACGCCGTTCAGGGCGCCAGGTACTACGGCCGCAGCAGCGAGCGGAAGCCCGTGCTCAGCACCTTTACGCTGAAGGACCGGAAGACCCAGGTTCTCCTCGACAATGCGCCGTCATACGCATTCTCGGCCGACATGAAAAAAGTCATGGTGCAGGCGGGCGGTTATGGCGTGTATGACGTGGGGGCGAACGCAGTCGCGTCGAGGAAGGGCGTTTCCACCGACGGACTCGTGGTGGATCGTGTGCCGAAGGATGAATGGAACCAGATATTTGACGAAGTATGGCGCCGCTATCGCGACTACTTCTATGTGAAGAACATGCACGGCTACAACTGGCAGGCACTGCACGATCAGTACAAGCCGCTCGTTCAATACGTCGCGCACCGCGCCGATCTCAACTACGTCATTCAGGAGATGATCGCCGAGCTCTCCGTGCAGCACACGTACATAGCCGGTGGCGACTGGCAGCAGCAGGCGCGCGTCCCTGTCGCGCTGGCGGGAGCCGTGTTCACGCTCGACTCTGCGCGCAACCGCTATCGCATCTCAAAGATCTATACAGGGCAAAACGAAGAGCCCAACTACCGATCGCCGCTGACGGAGATCGGTGTGAACGCGAAGGTCGGCGACTACGTCATGGCGATTGATGGAGAGGATCTTCGCGGGAGCGATGATCCGTATCGGCTGCTGCGCGGGAAAGCCGACCGTCCAGTCACTCTCACATTGAGCTCGGACGCTCAGGGAACTGCTTCGCGCCAGGTCAGCTATCGCCCGATCACCACCGAGGGCGATCTCGGCTACCTCGACATGGTGCTCGCCAACCAGAAGCGTGTGGCGCAGCTCAGCGGTGGAAAGGTCGCGTACATTCACATCCCGGACATGGGCGCGAACGGACTGCGGGAATTCGTCAAGTGGTACTATCCGCAGATCAACAAGGAAGGACTGGTGGTGGACGTTCGCGCGAATGGCGGCGGCAATGTCTCCCGGATGCTGATCGAGCGTCTTCGTCGCGAGTTGCTGGGCATCAACTACTCGCGCGACAACGAGCTTCCACAGACCTACCCTGACCAGGTTTTCGTCGGCCCGATGGCGGCGATACTCGATGAGTATTCGGCATCGGACGGTGACATCTTCCCGGCGATGTTCCGCCAGGCGAAGCTGGGTCCGCTCGTCGGCAAGCGTTCGTGGGGCGGGGTGGTCGGGATCACCGGAGGCGTTCCGCTGATTGATGGCGGCAACGTGAATGTTCCGACGTCAGCGCTGGCGAGCGTCGAAGGTCAGTGGATCATCGAGGGCTACGGAGTTGATCCCGACATCGAGGTGGAGAACGACGCCGCATCGGTGCTTGCCGGCAAGGATCCGCAGCTGGAGCGCGCGGTTCAGGAAGTCGTGCGGCAGATGGGAGCGAAGCGGCATGTTCTTCCTCCGCGTCCGCCGGACAAGGTGAGGGAGCGCACGGGACGGTGA
- a CDS encoding Ig-like domain-containing protein: MGINWQLLIDFGLVAAFGGLIGAGELVSRYRDAPVSAVNTTPGWIYIALNAAAAAFVLSLIRAFDWKFGLGSGASPEAIRWTQLVTAGFGAMAVFRSSLFTVRVGNQDVSVGPASFLQLALTAADREVDRHRGGARSTAVSKLMGDVSFTKAAVALPALCLALMQNLPQDQQQSLARTINDIRGLQNLSDEVKVSLLGLALLNVVGEDVLRSAVKDFRNQLAVAKSIQIDPDPVPSLSVGLYQLLTVTATDATGATVPLHGITWATDNPATLSVLPDGTLHAVAPGTARVTAKLDGVEKRFHCTVV, translated from the coding sequence ATGGGCATCAACTGGCAGCTTCTGATCGACTTCGGCCTCGTGGCGGCGTTTGGAGGACTCATCGGGGCAGGGGAGCTCGTCTCGCGCTATCGTGACGCCCCGGTGAGTGCCGTAAATACAACTCCGGGATGGATCTATATCGCTCTCAACGCCGCTGCGGCCGCTTTTGTCCTGAGCCTGATACGGGCATTCGACTGGAAATTCGGGCTCGGCAGCGGCGCCTCGCCGGAAGCCATACGCTGGACGCAATTGGTCACCGCCGGATTCGGAGCCATGGCTGTGTTCCGAAGTTCGCTCTTCACGGTCCGGGTAGGCAATCAGGATGTCAGCGTGGGGCCGGCCAGCTTTCTCCAGCTCGCTCTGACCGCGGCCGACCGCGAAGTGGATCGCCACCGCGGGGGCGCTCGCTCGACAGCCGTATCAAAGCTCATGGGTGACGTCTCCTTTACCAAGGCCGCTGTTGCGTTGCCGGCCTTATGTCTCGCGCTTATGCAGAACCTGCCGCAGGACCAACAGCAGTCGCTTGCAAGAACCATCAACGACATTCGCGGCCTCCAGAATCTGAGTGACGAAGTGAAGGTGAGTCTCCTGGGACTTGCTCTTCTCAATGTCGTGGGAGAGGACGTGCTTCGGAGTGCGGTGAAGGATTTCAGGAACCAGCTCGCTGTGGCGAAGAGTATTCAGATAGACCCCGATCCGGTTCCCAGCCTTTCAGTGGGCCTCTATCAGCTTCTTACAGTCACGGCGACCGATGCAACCGGCGCCACCGTGCCGTTGCACGGAATTACATGGGCGACGGACAATCCAGCAACACTTTCCGTGCTGCCCGATGGAACCCTGCATGCCGTCGCTCCGGGCACGGCACGGGTTACGGCGAAACTCGATGGCGTAGAAAAACGATTTCATTGCACTGTCGTTTAG